A DNA window from Streptococcus sp. LPB0220 contains the following coding sequences:
- a CDS encoding class I SAM-dependent rRNA methyltransferase: MKKLTVSRQVATKIKQGQSLLEKQDFDSLPALDQAVQLLSGDGQSLGVGYLSEQNKGIGWFVSQELVAFDQDFFKKLFIKAKQYRRSYYADETTTAFRLFNQEGDGFGGFTVDLYGEFVVFSWYNPFVFQIKETILAAFQEAFSEVRGGYEKIRFKGLDYESAHVYGEEAPQEFLILENGVSYQVFLNDGLMTGIFLDQHEVRGSLVEGLAAGKSLLNMFSYTAAFSVAAAMGGAVETTSVDLAKRSRELSEAHFVANGLALDAHRFVVMDVFDYYKYAKRHDLSYDVIVLDPPSFARNKKRTFSVAKDYHRLVSEALEILNPGGILILSTNAANVNKEKFKKQIEKGFQGRKHRYLAEYGLPGDFRWNKKEESSNYLKVFTIRVDV, encoded by the coding sequence ATGAAAAAACTCACAGTCAGTCGCCAAGTCGCAACAAAAATCAAACAAGGACAATCCCTTCTTGAAAAGCAAGATTTTGACTCACTTCCCGCTTTGGATCAAGCGGTTCAATTGCTTTCAGGAGATGGACAATCCCTCGGGGTCGGATACTTATCTGAACAAAATAAAGGGATTGGATGGTTTGTTTCACAAGAGTTGGTCGCTTTTGATCAAGACTTTTTTAAAAAGCTTTTCATCAAAGCCAAGCAATACCGTCGTTCTTATTATGCGGATGAAACGACGACAGCCTTTCGTCTTTTTAACCAAGAGGGAGATGGTTTTGGTGGCTTCACGGTTGACTTGTATGGTGAGTTTGTTGTCTTTTCTTGGTACAATCCCTTCGTATTTCAGATCAAGGAAACCATTCTAGCGGCCTTTCAAGAAGCTTTTTCAGAAGTCCGAGGTGGCTATGAAAAGATTCGCTTTAAAGGCTTGGACTATGAATCGGCTCATGTCTATGGAGAAGAAGCTCCGCAAGAATTTTTGATTCTTGAAAATGGGGTCTCTTACCAAGTCTTTCTCAATGATGGCTTGATGACGGGGATTTTTTTGGATCAGCATGAAGTTCGAGGTAGCTTGGTAGAGGGCTTAGCAGCTGGCAAGTCCTTGCTCAATATGTTCTCCTATACGGCGGCCTTCTCTGTGGCTGCGGCAATGGGTGGAGCAGTTGAGACAACATCGGTCGATCTGGCTAAGAGAAGTAGAGAACTATCAGAAGCGCATTTTGTGGCAAATGGCTTGGCGTTGGATGCTCATCGTTTTGTCGTGATGGATGTCTTTGACTATTACAAATATGCCAAACGCCATGACCTAAGCTATGATGTGATCGTGCTTGATCCGCCTAGCTTTGCGCGGAATAAAAAACGGACATTTTCAGTCGCTAAAGATTACCATCGATTGGTCAGCGAGGCACTCGAGATTTTAAATCCAGGTGGGATCTTGATTCTCAGTACCAATGCGGCAAATGTGAACAAAGAAAAATTTAAAAAACAAATCGAAAAGGGATTTCAAGGCCGTAAGCATCGCTATCTAGCGGAATACGGACTTCCGGGAGATTTTCGATGGAACAAGAAAGAAGAAAGTAGTAATTACTTAAAAGTATTTACGATTAGGGTGGATGTATGA